Part of the Lytechinus variegatus isolate NC3 chromosome 16, Lvar_3.0, whole genome shotgun sequence genome, actactactactactactactactactattacctcTTCTACTACGACaaccactactattactactactacttccccaaccatctttttcttttttgttctgtCAGTGGTTGTGTCATCGCCCCCGGGTTGTCATGTTGAACATACTCgaaaaaattaaatatctttttttttcagcgtcCCTTTCCTCTTCCCTGGACATAGACTTCTTTCGCGTACCGGTTGGGAGCTACTACAACTGCACCAACTTGAACTTGACCCTGTCATTTTTCCAGCTCAACCTCACCCAGCCTTTGTTCCAGCCGTTTGTCCAGAAAACCAAAGGAGGTGATAATTGGGGAAAACGTAAGTTAACCATTGACGACATTAATTTGTTGGGAAAAAatcctacatgtaaataagaAGAACATAATAAAGGGCgtatctggggggggggggctgcaggTTCCCCTGACATTACTTTTgcacacatgcacacacacacacattaaaaaaagaaacatacaaaCTAACTGTAAGTTTTGATCTGCTGAACGagcgaaataaaaaaaaatcataaattgtaAGGGCGATATCAGCGTGTCAGGTGAATTCTTGGTTTCACGAGCCTAATTACAACAGGAGGTAAAATATCCTTTCGactgattgattttatttgtcaggcaTAATAATTATCGGAACAATAGCAGGGTTTGTGTTTGTTCTAATGTTTCTTGACATGGTTCTACAGTCAGTGGCCTACCCGCTGTCGttatgagtaaaaaaaattgagggagCTTGATATGTCGTGTCGCGGAATATTAATCAGATGTTGCGAGCGAGTGagaaaaatttcaacatttttattacaaaaatccaagtttgtgataaattttaacaaatattcggaaaataatattacatttcacctttatcccttccttttctttccctttctcttcttttttcttggtcgtgaaaatttGGAGGTGGGGGCAAGAGCCCCCACCTGTACGCCCATGGGTCTACCTGCAAAATATCATCAGGAGGGGTAAAGATTTTCTGACAActaaatgagaaaaataagttAAAGGTCGCCgacatttttcttgttttaaggCTGttaaaatctgacaagcaaaaaaaagtcatcgAAATTCGATGACGGTATactctgtcccccccccccctcccctgtacGCACATGCTGTGCTACAAAGACCATGCAATTAAGCTtgacaatttgaaataaatttgtaaaattgtaaataGAAAACGAATTCTTGCCAAAAGAAATTCAATTTGAAGgggttttaatttgttttttgtttttattactatACCTAACATTATCAGCTTATGAGTGCAGACCTGGAGGCCGAGGTGGGTGGAGTCTGGTCGTCGTCGTCGGCGTCGCCATCGTCATAGTCGTGATCTTAGCTGTGGTCATTTCAGTGACAGTCTGCGTGGTTAAACGAAGGAAGTCATCCCGTCAAGGGTACAgttcagtggcgtagctaggatttttttcccgggggggcactggggggtccttgctttttcagggggggggggcaccggccattttccggtgtgtgtctatgtgtccacaagggcggatccgactttcgccaataggggaccaggccagaaattatcttcacctatatcagtcacttcttagttttattcttataaaacaacataaatataaaataatctcataagccttataaaaagtgcgagcgcgaagcgcgagcgatatttttttttactttaatgtattttttcctgaaaatttaattttctgggcattgttatgtgtgatcctgaacaagattcgtatgtacccccaagcgcgaacagaaattattatcaactgttctagcattatcgaaaagggacctgttaaggactgcttacagtaacccacgaagacggtatatatttcaataatgcgagcgcggagcgcgagcaaatttttttgacattccgacctaaaaaaaatggtaattctaagcactttttgtattaattaatgggataggtatgtaactaaacaattgatgcgagcgcgaagcgcaagaggaagaaaattgagattctagacctaaaagcgggacactctattcatattttgtaagtcataagtaggatatagtcaattgggtatgattaataatgcgatcgtgaagcatgagcagacaattattgatattctgatgtaaaactggatatataaagaacatgcaggctatcgcgcatgttttatatttagacctaaaatctgggcattctgaacacatttgtttaatggaacattatggaatacacgtagaaaatataaacttggcaaatcaaacaatgtgaccacgcagcgt contains:
- the LOC121430230 gene encoding uncharacterized protein LOC121430230, whose amino-acid sequence is MTSHVKIVLSSSSRLWRYRSTYANTSRSNCSSSSYAAFDLLFSEGIFTEWHINLNFTTRGRSFKLREVSAAMFSLGSSLSSSLDIDFFRVPVGSYYNCTNLNLTLSFFQLNLTQPLFQPFVQKTKGGDNWGKPYECRPGGRGGWSLVVVVGVAIVIVVILAVVISVTVCVVKRRKSSRQGYSSVA